From one Solanum stenotomum isolate F172 chromosome 12, ASM1918654v1, whole genome shotgun sequence genomic stretch:
- the LOC125847184 gene encoding receptor kinase-like protein Xa21: MNILIEFLSLLFFFYSLCLAKHTNFISDYAALMAFKSSLRLEPHHILSRNWSSDTHFCSWYGVSCVHQRVVALQLPNLAIQGKVSSEIANLTQLALLDLSNNDLNGNLPSELGFLQQLRLFNVTGNSLDGTIPLNISRCRVLQELHLSDNMIKGSIPQELGRLSQLRLLRLNDNNLTGKIPPLLGNLSNLEYFYLHENDLEGEIPDEIGDLTNLRLLSFRGNDFTGSIPASIFNISRLQIVDLSINALSGELPSDLGNYLPILEHLFLDSNRITGKIPVSLSNASKITHLFFTENDVQGNIPNEFGKLHELVWFEFEYNRISGAIPSSLFNISSLEILKARHNYLNGHLPYDLGTWLPNLQEIFLSHNQFSGDLPAAICNASKLENLEVANDSFTGPIPMMLGNLVDLITLNLQNNLLENNPGATQLDFLNSLVTSRNLVYLILASNPLNGIFTESIGNLSSNIRVLDALDCGIRGSMPTNIGNLSGLIFLGLASNNIVGNVAPSFVGLQNLERLYLTRNKLEGTFPAELCSKGRLGLLHLGENRLSGEVPSCIGNLTELRVMSIAANNFSSKLPSSFWRLVKLDSLNLSRNLLHGFFPSDVGTLKAMRIMDLSFNRFFGEIPNSIGSLQYLVSLDMSRNALQGPIPDTFSNLIVLEALDLSTNALSGVIPKSLELLRDLKYLNVSFNNLQGEVPKKGVFANVNYRFLMGNPRLCGAPDLYIPICLAQGSKTRKKSIILRTAVPVAVTFLILVKKKTCDWKQ, from the coding sequence ATGAACATTCTGATTGAGTTTCTTTcacttttgttcttcttttattcACTTTGTTTAGCTAAACATACCAACTTCATCAGTGACTATGCTGCTTTGATGGCATTTAAATCGAGCCTTCGATTGGAACCTCACCACATTTTGTCCAGAAATTGGAGCTCAGACACACACTTCTGCAGCTGGTATGGAGTTTCATGCGTGCACCAGAGAGTTGTAGCTTTGCAACTTCCTAATTTGGCCATTCAAGGCAAAGTTTCTTCAGAAATTGCCAACTTGACTCAACTTGCTCTTCTTGACCTTAGTAACAATGATTTGAATGGCAATTTACCAAGTGAGTTGGGCTTCTTGCAACAACTGAGACTTTTTAATGTGACTGGGAATTCTCTTGATGGAACTATTCCTCTGAATATAAGCCGTTGTCGTGTACTGCAAGAACTTCATTTATCAGATAACATGATCAAAGGAAGCATACCTCAAGAACTTGGTCGTTTAAGTCAACTTAGACTTTTGCGTCTCAACGACAATAATCTGACAGGAAAGATTCCACCTTTATTAGGTAACTTATCAAATCTGGAATATTTTTATCTGCATGAAAATGATTTGGAAGGTGAAATACCTGATGAAATTGGTGATCTTACCAATTTGAGGCTCCTTTCCTTTCGTGGCAATGACTTCACTGGATCGATACCTgcttcaattttcaatatttcaagATTACAAATTGTGGATCTCTCGATAAATGCCTTATCAGGGGAACTTCCAAGTGATTTGGGTAATTATCTTCCTATCCTTGAACATCTTTTTCTGGACAGCAACAGGATCACGGGGAAAATCCCGGTTTCTTTATCAAATGCATCAAAGATTACTCATCTCTTCTTCACTGAAAATGATGTGCAAGGAAATATTCCAAATGAGTTTGGTAAGTTGCATGAACTAGTCtggtttgaatttgaatataatcGAATTTCTGGTGCCATTCCATCCAGCTTATTCAATATTTCGTCTCTTGAAATCCTCAAAGCCAGGCATAATTACTTAAATGGGCATCTTCCGTATGATCTTGGTACTTGGCTACCTAACTTGCAGGAGATTTTCCTTTCACACAACCAATTCAGTGGAGATCTACCCGCTGCAATATGCAATGCTTCAAAGCTTGAAAATCTTGAAGTTGCAAACGATAGTTTTACCGGACCGATTCCCATGATGTTAGGTAACCTGGTGGACCTTATAACTCTAAATCTGCAAAATAATCTGTTGGAAAACAATCCTGGAGCCACACAACTTGACTTCTTGAATTCATTGGTAACCAGCAGGAATCTGGTGTACCTGATTCTTGCATCTAATCCTTTGAATGGAATTTTTACGGAATCAATAGGAAATTTATCAAGCAATATCAGGGTCCTTGATGCATTGGACTGTGGAATTAGAGGCAGTATGCCAACAAACATTGGAAACTTAAGTGGCTTGATTTTCCTGGGATTAGCAAGTAATAACATTGTCGGTAATGTGGCCCCCTCGTTTGTTGGCCTGCAAAACCTGGAAAGGCTGTATCTTACTAGAAATAAATTAGAAGGGACATTTCCAGCTGAACTGTGCAGCAAAGGAAGATTAGGTCTACTGCATTTGGGAGAAAACAGACTGTCAGGAGAAGTACCCTCGTGTATCGGAAATCTGACTGAATTAAGAGTAATGTCAATTGCTGCCAACAATTTCAGCTCAAAGTTACCTTCAAGTTTCTGGAGATTAGTAAAGCTTGATAGTCTGAACTTATCGAGAAACCTGCTGCATGGTTTCTTCCCTTCTGATGTGGGAACTCTGAAAGCAATGAGGATCATGGACCTCTCTTTCAATAGGTTTTTTGGTGAAATACCCAATTCCATAGGGTCTCTTCAATATCTAGTTTCACTAGATATGTCAAGAAATGCATTACAAGGTCCCATACCAGACACATTTAGCAATCTAATAGTTCTTGAGGCTCTGGATTTGTCTACTAATGCTCTATCAGGTGTGATTCCCAAATCTCTTGAGCTATTGCGAGATCTCAAGTATCTCAATGTTTCTTTCAACAACTTGCAAGGAGAAGTTCCAAAGAAAGGGGTATTTGCAAATGTTAATTACCGGTTCTTGATGGGAAATCCAAGACTTTGTGGAGCACCTGACTTATATATTCCTATATGTCTAGCTCAAGGTAGTAAGACAAGGAAAAAGTCCATTATTCTTAGAACAGCAGTACCTGTTGCTGTAACATTTCTGATATTGGTCAAGAAAAAAACATGTGATTGGAAACAATGA
- the LOC125847183 gene encoding probable LRR receptor-like serine/threonine-protein kinase At3g47570, with protein sequence MQWQRGLRNFDSECEILSNVRHRNLVKIVSTCSNLDFTAIVLEYMPNGSLDKRLYSDENSLNLLAPIVHCDLKPANVLLDQDLSAHVRCRFWKCKNVGTRRKHCSNQYSRNYAPALKTRTPNCVRSEKAAMRMSVKFEGISEELQKINRC encoded by the exons ATGCAATGGCAACGGGGTTTAAGAAATTTTGATTCagaatgtgaaattttgagcaaTGTAAGACACAGAAACTTGGTCAAGATAGTGTCGACTTGTTCAAATTTGGATTTCACAGCAATTGTGCTGGAGTACATGCCTAATGGAAGCTTAGACAAGAGATTATACTCTGATGAAAATTCCTTGAACCTG CTAGCGCCCATTGTGCACTGTGATCTGAAGCCAGCTAACGTGCTTCTTGATCAGGATCTGAGTGCTCATGTACGTTGCAGATTTTGGAAATGCAAAAATGTTGGCACAAGAAGGAAACATTGCTCAAACCAATACTCTCGAAACTATGCTCCAG caTTGAAAACAAGGACACCCAATTGTGTAAGGAGCGAGAAAGCAGCAATGAGGATGTCAGTGAAGTTTGAAGGTATAAGTGAGGAATTGCAGAAGATAAATAGATGCTAA